CCCTTCAACCGTCGATGAAGCGATGGCTTGCGATGATGGGGCTTGGCCCTAGGGTGTTGAGTTGAGTTGGGCCTTGGGTCAGTGGTTGGTCTTTGACGAGGCCATTATAGGAATGACAACAGGTCAGCTACCCTTTCGATTAGGGAATATCAAAACCATTTTCATTTAAGGTATTAAATaccaaaatcatttaaaaaactACTTAAATTTTAAAACTGGAATCATTCCATGATCGTTTATCACTGGGtatccgtttaccatttaacttttaatatttttgattCTTTCATTAATGGTAAGACAACTGTTTCTAAATTCACAAATCCACACCCTAACCTGTCCCAAACTCAAACACAAAACTTGAACCAtgcatcaaaaacaaaataaagtaataaaatcaataattaatgataaataacccaaaaatatTTTCGAGGGAATGCATAAAAAATCCTAACTATGTCCCTGATTACAATAGCAAGGATTACTCAACACTTTCTTGTTTTGTTGTAAACTGAGCTCCATTAATTTGGTAAATTTTAGTTTTGTTAAATGGTGATTGGAATCTCCAATGTCCATAGAAAACCAAATATATGGAAAAAGATGGAATCTCCTCACAAATTGGTCCCCCAAAGTCCTCCATGTATGTTGGCACTCCATGACAAACATTCTAAATTTGTCCACTTCTTTTGTCCACTTCTTTTGTCCATCACAgccacatgaaaaaaaaaaagagctccCTAAACAATCCAAAATCCATCAAGACCAGACACCAAACATCATGATCAAGTAAGCCACAACAAGTGAAGCACAAGCATATCTCTTTGTTTCTGCCTCCTACACTTATATAATCCTTAATTCCCCCTCTTTATACAAATTCAGGGTAAATTGCATTTATCATCAGTCACTTCCCAAATCTTTTTGGCCAAAATCCGCACATGCTGTCACGTGACACACTGACACTGACTCACCAATCACCATAAATATCTGATTTTTTAATTACCAtatataaaagagaaaataaaaacatataataaatataagaaaaatgtTTATAGGTTAGGAGGTTATTATTGTGCAAagaattaattaacaaaaatgacatgtaatccATCAGTTTAGTAGCCCATGAGAGCCCAATAGGTTTATTCCagtgatttaatcaatgaaatatttgtatttcaactcttttatcccataatttattgtccaaaattttttgttttaatataaattctattattttttaaagtacattctacaattcattgttttagttctgaatttatttttttgaaaattccactgaaaaaaataatgaaattaagaaatttcattaaaaaaaacgaTGGAATTATGATTTAgttgataaaactcatcgacaatgaatctttttagaaagagttttatgcgctgattctaaatatgtaatttttttaaaaaaattaacatgtattttgaaagttaaaacgctttaaaattttatttaaaagacTTGGGCTCCCATGAACTACCACTATACGAGTGagctacctaacactactgattaattaattaagtgaTTGAATGCCATGCAAGCTTCATGCACactcaattgttttttttttaaaagaaggtCAAAAGAAATTATTCCATTAGTAGAAAACCAATACATGATACCACATCCAGCGGTAATTTTCTCAATAGAATGGGTTGACGAAACACATTAAAACAAGACTCATCgacaaaatgaaaacaaactaaAATCTACTGGTATCAATGGACACCAGAGGTACTATACCGGGTAAAACACTTGAttctaaaaaaaacaacacaaaacaaacaaaggaCTATTGTCTTCACACGGAGGTATGATTGAAAACAACGAACTTACATATGCATAACCAGATCTATCAATTTAAAACCACATCTAAGACAGATACGACGATTTGAGGTAGCATCAAAGCATATCTAAAAACAGAAACAGTTCTGGTTGTAGATCGCAAAAGAttgaccatcatcatcatcatcatcttcttcattgtcGCACTGTTGTTATTAATCGACAAACCCGCATGTAGAAAACGTAGAGAAATCAAATTATTCGACAAGCATACTAAGGCTACCCCGcgagaaagaaataaaacaaaggGGAATGAGATGGAGTGATTCACTATCGGTGAACAGAGTTTTTGAGAAGTTAAGGGAATAGGACTCTTTAGAAACTCAAGTTTTTTCATGCACACTCAATTCATGAATTGACtgcatacataaatatttatAGAGAAGAGAAGGGTGGTTATGACTTATGTGAAAATGAAATAACATAGTTAATAAGATTTTTTgcgaaaaaataaagaaaaagaaaaaacatttcTTGAGGATAACAACTTCCTCACCTAAAAGAAGacaaaacaagcaaaaaaaaaaaagaaaaagaaaaagagttgaACAAGTTAAGTAAGAAGTTTAAACTTCTAAGCAACAGTATTTCGACTGGAACTCAACACCCAATCAAGGGAGAAAATGTCtcaagagtatatatatatttcagggGTTGctattcaaattaattttaactgACAATAAAATTTCAGTCAAATTATGAGGTTGAGTGAAAATTCCATGTATTCGATTTCATGGGCTTTTGATTGGCTCCACGCTTAAAGTCTATTGGCATTCCTATCCTCCCCTCACGGCGGTTTTATTTTAGTAAATTATCTCGATTCCTCCACTTAAACTCATAACCTTTTTAGTTTGGGAAAGTGAGTAGCAAGTAACCAATTAGATTAGATGATACTTACTCACTCTCcttaactaaaaaaaataatgaattcgaGAGAGACGGGATAATTTcctaaaataaaatcaagagaAGGTAGGAATACCAGTAGATCGAGATAACCCAGTGCGGACAATACATTTGGATGCAAAAACATATCCAAAGTAGAAGTTTGACACTTGACTTTAGTATTTTAATTGGGCTAAAAAGAAGTCTTGAGTCATTGCCTAATGATTGTTGGATCGACTTGGAGTTGGAGAGTTGTATGGAACTCTTTGATATGTACATTTCTTTGAGCAATAATGCATTTTCTTTGACTATACATATCAGGCCATGCAGCCACAAATCTTGAATGGGAGATAGAGATAATTAAGCCCATATAAATAAATGTTTCATCATGATCTTACTGGAGTATTTGTTCTCCTTGTTCTATATTCCTATAGTTGTTGTtggtaatttttgaaatttggggTTTGATCTGATCAGTCGGTCTGTGCTCCAAGTGTTCGATGAATTGCCTCAACCATTTGCATCAGAAAGAAATTTGCATAATCGATGCTCAAATCGAGCCTTGACATGCAAAAACCTCATATTTAATTCCTTTTAATCAAGAGAGTGATGCAGATACACCCGAACCACTAATGAGAGTGGAAAGGATTGTGTGTATCACCCTAGTGACCAGGGTTCGAACCCCCTCCCCCGTTTCAAAAAAGAGAGTGATGCCTAGTTGGGCTCTTCAGTTGTCAGTTGTCACCGTGTCATGTTTCAGCCCAAACCAAAGCTCAGTCATTGTATCAGATCTCCTGTCTGGGCCCCCAAATTTAAAGCCCAAACTTAAAGTTGAACTGTATGGTAGGACAGCTTTATCTACTTGACTAGGGAATCCAATGGTGGAACTGTCAAATAATAAAGACCGCCATTATTAATAACTCCTGCTTCCCAACCTTTTGAAGCCCTGAACTGGTCATCTAACaactaaaagtaaaaaaaatctcaGTGAAGTGTTTGTGCAAACAAGGAAATACCCAAATAAATACCACAAACACACAAATGGGGTTTGCTTTATTACCATATGAAGATATATGAGACATGGATTTCAAATTTCTTCAAAAGGCACTCGATGGTCCACTCTCATTTATACAAAGCCTCCCCTACCCTATTAAGACAACTGTGCTAtttacttctttattttttgtgggACTCTTTCTTTCCCTAGGTGAGACTTGGATTTCATGTGTTTGTACAAAAAAGTTCACATATAAAGATTGCCACTTTCATGTAAAGGAAACACATTATGGTTTAAACCATGTAGAAAGAAACTCTATAGAGGCAAAAATCTACGATTAAGAATTTGTTGATAGGGGCCACTAATAATATGTAAAAGCATGGTGAGTAGATGATAGTCGTAGAGTCTTCACATCAGGGAGTGGTGAAGGATCTCTTAGGATTGATTCTATGCTCCGATagaatgttataatttgaaatttttgagttagatgagaagaagaaagtaaagagaagtagaagaaaaagatgagagagagattttttcCACACTCCAACTCTAAGGCTCACGTGATTTTGTCGTTGAAAAGGCACCTAAAGTATTATGATGTTAGATCATTTTTATAAATCATATCACTTGATTTTTACCTAACAATGTAAGACTTTTGTAGTGACACAAATGGAAGTAGGACCAAATCCTCTAGTGGACCTCCGAAGTCAAGTAAGTGACATCCGAAAAGCCCAACAGGATGACCCAAAACAGGTGGATGATCTTTTATGATCGAGTCTATACTCCGaaatcatgttataatttgaacattttgagAGATAACAAGAAGCGATTAGAGATACGTAGAATAAAAAGATGAGAGCGAGGTATTGTTCGAGTCTTTGTCGTTCAAAAAGCGTCACAAATGTTATGATGTTGGGTCATTTTTATACATCCATATCACTTGACTTTCACTAAATGATGCAAGACTTTTGTAGTAACACAGAATTGGGACCAGAGTGAAGCAAGAAAGCAGCAAGATGATGTCAAGGGTATATTCTACCCATACCTTACAACGGTCTAAAACGTTCAAGAAAAGCAGATCAATGGAGCCTTTTCTTTTGCAGCATATACTGTAGGAAACGCTGAGTGTATACACTGTTGCGCGTTTGGTCCGGTCAAGAGCGTTTGACGTTTTGCGAGCTTTATGGAATCACTGAAGTACAGCACTGGATTGGACACGAACTTCCTCTTTTACCCTCACATGTTCCCCACACATTTGAATTTGAAGAGGCGGGCCCCCACATTACGACCTGACAAAAATCGAACCGTTAGGGACAAATCTTGTAATTTCCTCCAACGTCAGGGGCAAATTCAACAAGCGCCGGAATTTCAGAGTCGACGGTCGACCGATTGCTCGCCCTTCCACACAAGGGAGCTCAAAAGCCTATAAGAATGCCTCAAATTTCAATGACAAGAGATTTCTCAAATCGATACGAATTGACTACTTTCTCCCTGCATCCCTTCAATTCTTATGGACAAATTCCTGGGTATATTCGTCTTTAagtaaaaattcaaacttttgTATCGTTTACAAAAGGTCAAAACCGGAGGAGCGTCGTTACAGAAAAGCCAAAGAACAAAACGGTAAACCGGATCCTGCTAAAACCTGCTTGTACTATCTGTTGTAAATGCTGTGGGagagaaataaaaggaaataTATTGTCTATTTATTTTCCGGGGATTCTACGGTGAAGTCTCGGCAAAATCTCCGCCGTTGCTCTGCAATAGttaggttttatttatttattttatttattttttggccAATCAGATTTAGGTGCGGATATACAGCTATAGGtatagagagagaagtagagcGCGACTTTTGGGATCAATGGCGTTAGTGGATTGAGTTGACTGCATTGGAGACAGAGAGGGAttgagggagggagggagagatggAAGAGGATATGGATATGGAAGTAGAGGTGGAGATGGTGTTCGAGGCGCGTGAGATTGATCTGGATTACGAGTTCGATGCACCTCGGTTTTTCGAtttcactcgagaggagtccgTCCCGGAGGCTCGCGAGTTCCAGCGCTGGTTCGAGTCTGCCAAGAGTTATCCGCCATCTCGTGAGTTATACCTTTGCATTTTGCTTCTTCAGTGTTGAATGGAGGGATATGTGTTCgttttcctttctttccctgtttttgtgtaattatttTGATGATTTATTGAGCTTGGACGAACTGCTTTCCAAGTTTCGCTTGCGAGTTgtgtattttataaaatttcatTGAAGGAAAAGTGTGGGCTTCTGGTTATGCATTTTGGTTAAGGCCGGTTCACATGGCATTGCCATTGCGCTTCCGTAGACGTTTTCCTTCTGAATTCTCTTTTCAAGCGTCCTatcttgttctttcttttcaacaaaTTACTTTTCAATTTTGCTTTTCCACTggctgataattttttttttgataacgttTTCAGCCTTTGTTGCCAAGTTGGCACTAAGAGAAGACATCCTACTGGAAAATGTGATTAACTCTCCCAAACACAAAGATGCTGAAATTGCTGATACTTCCCACAATCTTGACTCCAATGATGGCCTGGGCCCAGAACCTTTTGCTGTAGATATGGAGAGCAGAGGTATATTAAGCTTCTTTGAGAAAAACATTGTTCTCAGACTTTACATTAACCTAAATGCGGACAACTTGTTAGATTTTTGATTTTCACATTTCACGAGTTGAATGTTGTGGTGTTTAAGCTTCAATGATGTTGAGAATGTTTTGACACATCGAGTTTGAAGAGGTCTTACTAGTATGGGCTTGACTTTATGTTCTAATTGGGTAACTTGGATTTAAAAGCTCAAAAGCTAAGACTCATATCATTGGTTTGGAGTTAATTGGAGAAAGTTTAAACAATTGATTGTTGAAGCACCACAAATTGACTTCATAATAGCTTATCTTTCCTCATGTTATCTTTCTTGCAAATTTTCAACATTTATGCATTCAAAGTCctctgaaattgctctaaaTCTATGCTCAATACATCCAAAGTATGTTTTTGGAGGAATATTGTTCTGAGTGACTTTCAATCAGCACATCATGATTCGGTTACCTCTATATGTCGAAGAAACAGGAAGTCAGATGCAATTCTTCTGCGTATTTTTTTGAATCCGCGGTCTAGAATATGTTGTGTTGATGGTGTAATGTTGTTTTTGCATATGCTAGATTGTGACGGAACGGATAGAAGAATCCTCATGGACGTAAAGAACTGGAATCTTCATAAAGTTTTTAGTCAGCCACTAAAATTAGCCACAGGTAATCAGTTTGCAATTAAATTGCTTATGTATATTTCTGCCTGATGTTTGAAAATATGTTGACTCATACATGGGCTTTGTCACTGTTTAAGAATGTTTGCTGACATTTCTATTTACATTGTATTGTTTGATATTCACATAAAACTCTTAGATAACTCGATTGGAATTGAGCCATGGCAGGATTGACGTTTAATAATGATACATTGACTAATAAACTGAAAGATAAAACGAAATCTTCTGTAAAGCCAATTCGTCCGAGGGGCTCAACTTTAATGAAGCCAACAGCAAGTCAGTTAGCAAAGCAAAATCAGCCTCCCCAAGTTGGTGGCTCCAGGTGATTCTTCGAGTGttcctttctctttctttctacaAAGACTTGTGTGACCATTTATGTTTTGGTGATTTCGGATAATACCTTAAACTAAAACTATTTaaaattgtttatatttttaCCTGAATCTATTTATGTTTTGTGATTAACAGTAGTTTATATGCTCCATGACTTGTTTACATACCCCATAACCCGTCTGTGTTAGGAGTTCTTTACATACATCATAATTGAAAATGGATGGACATTGGACAACAATATTTCCCTTGAACTTAATTGATCTGTGTGTGTAGCAACAAGCAATGGCAAGTTGATTCCAGTGTGTCTTTGATTTATAATCAGATTCCCACAGAGTGCAGAGTGCAAAGTGCAAAGTGCAAAGTGTTTTATAGGTTGCTAATATCATTTTTCCTTGTTGATAGATATCAGACAAAATTGTTCCAGAATGAGAGAAGCTTGTATAACTCTTCTGTTGTTGAAAGTCAAGCTGCCAAGAGGCAGAAACTTGAGGGAGGTAACCTGCGTAAGGTTTGTATTGCACTAATCTATCTTGTTCCTCTTTCATGCTTCCATGTCATTGAACTCATGGTTAATTACAAAGGTAAATAATTCCCATGCACAAGGGCTCCTGCAGTGGGCAGGGTAGGGGACAAGTGGACGTATGCAGACCTAACCCCCATATATTATGTGCAGAggttgttttcaggaattgaatctgtgacctctaggttgcaccctaaCAACTCTACTATTGAGTCACATGTTCGACTGTGTTATGGTTTAAGTTGATTGTGACAATTATATTGGAAAACCATAATCATAATATATGACTTCCTCAACTGACATCTTTTACTGGGTTTAATTTGGGTTTTCTGTGTTTTGCAATAATCCATATTTGTATTCATGATGGACTCAAATTCGCATTCAATGATagttgtttaatttttattggaTTCACAATACTCAGCATTCTTTCTGTGTGACAGGTAGCTGATGTAAAGCAGCAAACTGATTTTGTACACAAGATGCCTAAAAAGGTCGCTTGCTATTTCTTAATGCTCACATATGCCTCTCATACTATTGATATTCTTTACCACTACTCATTTGATGGTTAGCTGTTCTGCCTTGCCTCTCAAACTTTATACTTATAGAGAGTGCTTGTTGAGGAGCCATTATAATCAACCCTGCATGAAGTTACATCGCTTAATGGAATAGATAGAAATTAGGAATTACGCCTTCATAAGGTTGACTGCGACGGCTTCGCCTTGATACTCTTAATAGAAGGAAGAGAATAGGTAAGGGAAAAAAGTATTTTGACTAACTACGACAAATGTTGAATTCACAGCATCCAGTTCAGTTTTTAGGCCATGTTTAGTAGGACTTAATTTTATGAGGAAGTTGCAGCTATTAATGTTTGACGCCATAGTTATGTAGATGGGGttgactttaattttttttcaaaaaatcttGGCTTATAAGAGATGAAGTTGGCTCTTTTATATCTCTTGTGTTGAGTTTGGAGGTGGCTCAAGGTAGTACATAGtaacaattaacaaattaaattttttaaaggtTCACTTGATACTGTCAGTTAGGTTTTCCTAAGACCAATGGCTGTCTTGCAGGATGGAACCATTGATAACAGTTCTGTTCATGCTAAGCTCAAGCTTACTGTTCCAAGAGAACCTGACCTTGAAACAGCACACAGGGCTCAAAGAATGAGGTTAGTTGTCATTATCCCACTTATGGTATGAGAAAATGATCCTTGCAACTGAATATCACATTTGATCATGTACTTGTGTTTCAGGCCAAAGAAAAACGCAGATCCAGAACAGGTCAAGTTGGCTCCTCCAAGTTTCAAAGCTCGACCATTTAACAGAAAAGTTGGTACCaaccatggattttttttttattttgcatctgatatctctctttttttgtgttaATTTCCTAAATCCATGCTTGTTTTCAGATTTTTGAGGCTCCTTCATTACCTCTCCCAAAGAAAAGTACTCCTAGGCTGCCGGAGTTTCAGGTAAATGCTTCACATAAATTTCCTGCTTCTT
This DNA window, taken from Tripterygium wilfordii isolate XIE 37 chromosome 20, ASM1340144v1, whole genome shotgun sequence, encodes the following:
- the LOC119986658 gene encoding protein TPX2-like → MEEDMDMEVEVEMVFEAREIDLDYEFDAPRFFDFTREESVPEAREFQRWFESAKSYPPSPFVAKLALREDILLENVINSPKHKDAEIADTSHNLDSNDGLGPEPFAVDMESRDCDGTDRRILMDVKNWNLHKVFSQPLKLATGLTFNNDTLTNKLKDKTKSSVKPIRPRGSTLMKPTASQLAKQNQPPQVGGSRYQTKLFQNERSLYNSSVVESQAAKRQKLEGGNLRKVADVKQQTDFVHKMPKKDGTIDNSSVHAKLKLTVPREPDLETAHRAQRMRPKKNADPEQVKLAPPSFKARPFNRKIFEAPSLPLPKKSTPRLPEFQEFHLKTLERAKQHTSTVSSTSFCCSDADKCLDKPSNACAPEKGNGEFMRVHEFKARSLNKKIFSSKGDLGVFRNSKRETTVPMEFNFHTDKRIHHHPPTELFSKLSLTSELQTHNGSQLKLTRPSSTYTQGSKENRLIPLQAEHEKINLKEKLSHFSVRQAQYGSVTPKYGSVTPITEAGNHLCMRNLGIR